One part of the Candidatus Stygibacter australis genome encodes these proteins:
- a CDS encoding proton-conducting transporter membrane subunit has product MVNPIYILIIALFTAFLLPVFDKLGRKFSLSIFFIALAAIFDITLQLAWQSYNGVLDANIFTAGSIPPFSINLRISGIETFLITTINFGTLLAAIYLLPKFNKEKIYAMMLFLTLNLGVNGLILTRDIFNVFVFLEITSISLYALIGIRQNRQTLESGFKYIIAGGLASAFLLLGIIFVYRLSGNLNIDMIAAANPLLVSKGGLTALFLIIVAFLIELKPWPANGWALDVYQAAHPGISAMVASIVATGFIFTFYKLIPLIPIYWYDILILMGMLTYVFSNLSGLKQKNAQRLLGYSSIAQMGLLTAVLLIISKHPVHGDLQYNLIYIAGALFINHFLAKAGLFWLAGIIKKDKISEWSLKGRPTLIIVFAFFAFALVGLPPFPGFWAKWLLINRLAEYHLTGWIIPIILGSLLEATYLLRWFGSSVKKESTEPVKIHLHKIIPTYIAAMALLIVYPSFADSLIYTRVIFQIPLIGLAIMALLHFLPSRVRGIIMIAVLVYFGWFIYPMAEGIVKIFEFIFIGGGIVISIASLNSKKYSQGYFEFLIMLILSLAFIPLAKTSLEFFLVWEYMTISSWLLVLRGNKGEKPALIYILFSLSAALMILTGFALSFAETGSIALQYLANLQIYAIPVYLLLAGGFLVKAAAVGLHIWLPGAYAEAEDEISPIFSGMMSKIGLWGFIMLLGFMGTRALGIFEISNLLGWIGVITAFFGALMAVFQEDIKYLLAYSSMSQLGYMILSVSLLSHLGWTTALYMSVTHLFFKGMLFLAIAGLVSRVGTTKMYEMGGLIKKMPMTFITVLIAIIAVSGVPPLSGFGGKWLLYTALLEKGWYLQAGLSFFAGAIAFLYLFRLIHTIFLGQLKAKYREVKEASLWYLVPQVIFIGAIMAVSTFPNLILKPIMAAVDTQFASTINWEGYKVITTLGYWNGNAVMMITMGVFMVPLIWLLVRVKMVQKVEQFNIVYAAERPDRPETTHFAYNFFSHYQKALGFLVNHQVTNFWKSVAEWFHSVSAMVRHIYTGNGQTYALHIIIYIVILYTLLGVN; this is encoded by the coding sequence ATGGTAAATCCTATCTATATATTAATCATCGCATTATTTACTGCTTTTCTATTGCCGGTATTTGATAAACTTGGGCGAAAATTCTCTCTAAGCATATTTTTCATTGCTCTGGCAGCGATCTTTGATATCACCCTGCAACTCGCCTGGCAATCATATAATGGCGTTCTTGATGCTAATATCTTTACAGCAGGTTCAATACCACCTTTCTCTATTAATTTGAGGATCAGTGGAATAGAAACCTTTCTGATCACCACTATAAATTTTGGGACATTGCTTGCGGCAATATATCTTTTACCAAAATTTAATAAAGAGAAAATCTATGCCATGATGCTCTTTCTCACTTTAAATCTGGGAGTGAACGGGCTGATTTTAACGCGAGATATTTTTAATGTATTTGTCTTTCTGGAAATAACATCGATTTCTTTATATGCACTTATTGGGATCAGACAAAACAGGCAAACCCTGGAATCAGGATTTAAATATATTATAGCCGGTGGTCTGGCTTCAGCATTCCTATTGCTGGGGATAATTTTTGTTTATAGGTTATCCGGTAATCTAAATATTGATATGATAGCTGCGGCTAACCCACTTCTGGTATCCAAAGGTGGTTTGACGGCACTATTTCTGATAATAGTAGCCTTCCTGATAGAGCTAAAACCCTGGCCTGCTAATGGCTGGGCGCTTGATGTTTATCAGGCAGCCCACCCGGGAATCAGTGCTATGGTTGCCAGCATAGTAGCTACGGGATTTATTTTTACCTTTTATAAACTGATCCCTTTGATACCCATTTACTGGTATGATATCCTGATTTTAATGGGTATGCTGACTTATGTTTTTTCAAATCTTTCCGGTCTTAAGCAGAAGAATGCCCAAAGATTACTGGGATATTCTTCTATAGCCCAAATGGGGCTATTGACGGCAGTATTACTGATAATATCAAAGCATCCTGTCCATGGAGATCTACAATATAACCTGATTTATATTGCCGGAGCACTATTCATTAATCATTTTCTGGCAAAAGCAGGATTATTCTGGCTGGCTGGTATCATCAAAAAAGATAAAATATCAGAATGGTCATTAAAGGGACGACCAACACTGATAATAGTATTTGCCTTTTTTGCCTTTGCTCTGGTAGGATTACCTCCATTTCCAGGATTCTGGGCAAAATGGCTGCTGATTAACCGATTGGCGGAATATCACCTTACAGGCTGGATAATCCCCATAATACTGGGATCACTCCTGGAAGCTACTTACCTTTTACGCTGGTTTGGCAGTTCTGTTAAAAAAGAATCAACAGAACCTGTAAAAATCCATCTTCACAAAATCATTCCTACTTATATCGCAGCAATGGCTTTATTGATTGTTTATCCATCTTTTGCTGATTCGCTGATCTATACAAGAGTGATTTTCCAGATACCGCTTATTGGTTTAGCAATTATGGCTTTGTTGCATTTTTTACCTTCTCGTGTACGTGGAATAATAATGATAGCTGTTCTGGTCTATTTTGGCTGGTTCATCTACCCCATGGCAGAAGGAATTGTAAAAATATTTGAATTCATTTTTATAGGTGGCGGGATTGTGATTTCTATTGCGAGTTTGAATTCCAAAAAATACAGTCAGGGATATTTTGAATTTCTGATCATGCTGATCCTTTCACTTGCTTTTATACCTTTGGCAAAGACCAGTCTTGAATTTTTCCTGGTCTGGGAATATATGACAATCAGCTCCTGGCTTCTCGTTTTAAGAGGGAATAAGGGAGAAAAGCCTGCTTTGATCTATATCCTTTTTTCATTGAGTGCTGCATTGATGATTCTCACTGGTTTTGCACTCAGCTTTGCAGAGACAGGAAGTATTGCTTTGCAATATCTGGCAAATCTGCAAATATATGCAATCCCTGTATATTTGCTTTTAGCTGGTGGTTTCCTCGTGAAAGCAGCAGCAGTAGGATTACATATCTGGCTGCCGGGTGCTTATGCAGAAGCAGAAGATGAAATCTCACCAATATTTTCCGGCATGATGAGCAAGATCGGTCTCTGGGGATTTATCATGCTGCTGGGATTTATGGGAACCAGAGCCCTGGGGATATTTGAAATATCAAATCTGCTGGGCTGGATAGGTGTGATCACAGCATTTTTTGGAGCATTGATGGCAGTATTTCAGGAGGATATCAAATACCTTCTTGCTTATTCCTCCATGAGTCAACTTGGCTATATGATACTATCTGTTTCCCTGCTTTCTCATCTCGGCTGGACCACTGCTCTTTATATGTCAGTAACGCATTTATTCTTTAAAGGGATGCTGTTTTTGGCTATAGCTGGATTGGTTTCAAGGGTCGGAACCACAAAAATGTATGAAATGGGTGGACTTATTAAGAAGATGCCCATGACATTCATCACAGTATTGATAGCAATTATTGCTGTTTCCGGTGTACCACCATTATCAGGATTTGGCGGGAAATGGCTGCTTTATACTGCATTACTCGAAAAAGGCTGGTATCTGCAGGCAGGACTATCCTTCTTTGCTGGTGCTATCGCTTTCCTATATCTCTTCAGGCTGATCCACACCATCTTCCTTGGTCAATTGAAAGCAAAATATAGAGAAGTAAAAGAAGCTTCACTCTGGTATCTTGTTCCGCAGGTAATATTTATCGGAGCGATCATGGCAGTCTCTACTTTCCCAAATCTGATATTGAAACCTATTATGGCTGCTGTGGATACTCAGTTTGCATCTACAATCAACTGGGAAGGCTACAAGGTGATCACTACTTTGGGTTACTGGAATGGAAATGCAGTAATGATGATCACAATGGGAGTATTTATGGTTCCCCTCATCTGGCTTTTGGTTAGAGTTAAAATGGTGCAAAAAGTTGAGCAATTCAATATTGTATATGCCGCTGAGCGTCCGGATAGACCTGAAACTACTCATTTTGCTTATAACTTTTTCAGCCACTATCAGAAAGCACTGGGCTTCCTGGTAAATCATCAGGTCACTAATTTCTGGAAATCTGTAGCAGAATGGTTTCATTCAGTTTCAGCTATGGTAAGACATATATATACCGGGAACGGCCAAACTTATGCTCTACATATCATTATATATATCGTAATTTTATATACTCTCCTGGGGGTGAATTAA
- a CDS encoding cation:proton antiporter subunit C, translated as MTIITILGFLLIIIGLWGMLTRKHLFRIILGFSIIDTGIHLIMVSLGYIKGRTAPIFDSDLSTVDAVHNIVDPIPSALVLTAIVIGLAVTALMLVYVVQMKRQKGSLDISDYEELKW; from the coding sequence ATGACAATAATCACAATTTTAGGATTTCTGCTGATCATCATTGGCTTGTGGGGTATGCTTACGCGTAAACACCTTTTCAGGATAATATTGGGATTTTCCATTATCGATACGGGTATCCATTTGATAATGGTGTCACTGGGATATATAAAAGGCAGAACGGCTCCGATCTTTGATAGTGATCTTTCCACAGTTGATGCTGTGCATAATATCGTGGATCCTATCCCTTCAGCTCTGGTTCTTACTGCTATTGTCATTGGACTGGCAGTGACTGCCCTGATGCTTGTATATGTGGTCCAGATGAAGAGGCAGAAAGGATCACTTGATATCAGTGATTATGAGGAGTTGAAATGGTAA